One Cupriavidus pauculus DNA segment encodes these proteins:
- a CDS encoding recombination-associated protein RdgC, which yields MFSNLHLYRLTKDWPMTSDGLEALLKKRPFHPCGSQDMKSSGWVSPRDNGPLVHAHGKQWLVALRIETKSVPGEAIRKLVEQRAREYEERNGYKPGRKVLKEMKEQALTELLPRAFPKQATIQVWINAADGWVAMDTSTPSKADDVVSDLIRTAETIPIALAQTNLSPAQAMSDWLTSNEAPYNFTVDRECELKGTDAEKPTVKYTRLSLERDEIRQHILEGKRPTKLAMTWTDRVSFILTDKCQVKRIAFLDAVMGEVNLDGEDAEAVFQSSFAIMTGELSRFLPDLIESLGGEAEYVAE from the coding sequence TTGTTCTCAAACCTGCACCTTTACCGCCTGACCAAGGATTGGCCCATGACATCAGACGGCCTCGAAGCCTTGCTGAAGAAGCGGCCATTTCATCCATGCGGCAGCCAGGATATGAAGTCATCCGGTTGGGTCAGCCCGCGGGACAATGGCCCGCTTGTTCATGCCCATGGGAAGCAGTGGTTGGTTGCCCTCCGCATTGAGACGAAATCGGTGCCCGGGGAGGCCATCCGGAAGTTGGTCGAGCAACGGGCACGTGAGTATGAGGAGCGAAACGGCTATAAGCCGGGCCGCAAGGTGCTCAAGGAGATGAAAGAGCAGGCCCTCACGGAGCTATTGCCACGGGCATTCCCAAAGCAGGCGACGATTCAGGTGTGGATCAATGCCGCCGATGGATGGGTCGCGATGGATACCTCGACTCCGTCCAAGGCCGACGACGTGGTTAGCGATCTGATTCGAACGGCTGAAACGATCCCGATCGCGCTGGCCCAAACGAATCTCTCGCCGGCCCAGGCGATGTCCGACTGGCTAACCTCGAACGAAGCACCGTACAACTTCACGGTCGATCGCGAGTGCGAGCTGAAGGGCACAGACGCAGAGAAGCCAACGGTCAAGTACACGCGCCTTTCTTTGGAGCGAGACGAGATCCGGCAGCACATCCTCGAGGGAAAGCGTCCCACCAAGCTGGCGATGACGTGGACTGACCGCGTTAGCTTCATCCTCACAGATAAGTGCCAGGTTAAGCGGATTGCGTTCCTCGACGCCGTGATGGGAGAGGTCAATCTCGATGGGGAGGACGCTGAGGCCGTGTTCCAGTCCTCTTTTGCCATCATGACAGGTGAGCTGTCACGTTTTCTCCCGGATCTCATAGAGAGCCTGGGAGGCGAAGCGGAGTACGTTGCAGAGTGA
- the trbC gene encoding type-F conjugative transfer system pilin assembly protein TrbC — protein sequence MAKHREEAAAVLGQNIKPVKPGTFKVEVPTIKAPPPVRTQSLDDIMQQYAEAKKGGPAPAKRGANDLIIFVSFSMPKPVLTELARQAKETGAVMVVRGFKDGSLKATKLAALEVNRAGAPWEIHPDLFKAFKVTAVPTFVVASAEAESVLEDGCSPETAYSAVAGNMSVELALDTIRRRAQPTIAKLAENRLAAIRAKNQPGTLR from the coding sequence ATGGCCAAGCACCGAGAAGAGGCGGCAGCAGTCCTTGGACAGAACATCAAGCCGGTGAAGCCGGGTACGTTCAAGGTCGAGGTCCCCACGATTAAGGCACCGCCGCCAGTGCGAACGCAGAGTCTGGACGACATCATGCAGCAGTATGCAGAGGCCAAGAAGGGTGGCCCAGCACCGGCAAAGCGGGGGGCGAACGACCTCATCATCTTTGTCTCGTTCTCGATGCCAAAGCCCGTCCTTACTGAGCTGGCTCGACAGGCCAAGGAGACGGGCGCCGTTATGGTGGTCCGCGGTTTCAAGGACGGGTCGCTCAAAGCAACCAAGCTCGCCGCGCTCGAAGTCAACCGAGCGGGCGCCCCATGGGAGATCCATCCGGACCTCTTCAAGGCGTTCAAGGTAACCGCAGTGCCGACGTTTGTGGTTGCGAGTGCGGAGGCCGAATCCGTGCTTGAGGACGGCTGCTCGCCGGAGACAGCCTACTCTGCGGTGGCCGGCAACATGTCCGTCGAGCTAGCCCTGGACACGATCCGCCGGCGGGCGCAGCCAACGATCGCAAAGCTCGCTGAGAACCGCCTCGCGGCCATCCGAGCCAAGAATCAGCCCGGCACATTGCGATGA